One region of Mycolicibacterium lutetiense genomic DNA includes:
- a CDS encoding metal-dependent hydrolase family protein — protein sequence MRGFGLLAVLAVVLASAACSTGGGETSPAGSAEPGRPAETGPPAPAPPAANVATIDFSNVKIFDGHSDRLSAPSNVRVKGNRIERISTDALPADPAATVIDGGGRTLMPGLIDNHWHTMLVRPPVTQLTTLDPGYLNLLAGAEANDTLMRGFTTVRDLGGPSFGLKKAIDEGVVNGPRIFPSGAIITVTSGHGDFRTPADLPRNPGGPPSRQEELGAAMVADSPDEVRMRAREQLFQGASQIKLTAGGGVSSPHSPLDVTTFTEPELRAATEAAGNWGTYVAVHAYTPQTIQQAIRAGVTCIEHAHLMDEATAKEMADKNIWLSTQPIPAEMIGAFPPGSDEAAKAKEIVEGVNNVYQLARKYKLKTAFGTDILFSPQLAARQGALLAGLGKWFSPAETLAMATGTNGELLALSGKRSPYAGKLGVVAEGALADLLLVDGDPLARLDLIADPERNFKVIMKDGKTYKNTLVS from the coding sequence ATGCGCGGATTCGGGCTGTTGGCGGTGCTGGCCGTGGTCTTGGCCAGTGCGGCGTGTTCGACCGGTGGGGGCGAAACCTCACCGGCTGGATCTGCAGAGCCGGGTCGCCCGGCCGAAACCGGCCCGCCGGCTCCGGCACCCCCTGCCGCCAACGTGGCCACCATTGACTTCAGCAACGTCAAAATCTTTGACGGCCACAGTGATCGGCTGTCGGCGCCATCGAACGTGCGGGTCAAGGGAAACCGGATCGAACGGATCTCCACCGATGCGCTGCCGGCTGACCCGGCTGCCACCGTGATCGACGGCGGCGGCCGTACGTTGATGCCGGGCCTGATCGACAACCATTGGCACACGATGCTCGTGCGTCCGCCGGTGACACAGCTGACGACCTTGGACCCGGGGTACCTCAACCTGTTGGCCGGCGCCGAGGCCAACGACACGTTGATGCGCGGGTTCACCACGGTCCGCGATCTGGGCGGTCCGAGTTTCGGTCTCAAGAAGGCCATCGACGAAGGCGTCGTCAACGGTCCGCGCATCTTCCCGTCGGGCGCGATCATCACCGTCACCAGTGGTCATGGTGACTTCCGCACACCCGCGGACCTTCCCCGCAACCCGGGTGGCCCGCCGTCGCGTCAGGAGGAACTCGGCGCCGCCATGGTCGCCGACAGCCCCGACGAGGTGCGAATGCGTGCGCGCGAGCAGCTGTTCCAAGGCGCGTCGCAGATCAAGCTGACCGCCGGGGGTGGGGTGTCCTCGCCGCACAGCCCACTCGACGTCACCACCTTCACCGAACCCGAACTGCGGGCCGCCACCGAGGCGGCAGGCAACTGGGGCACCTATGTGGCGGTGCATGCCTACACCCCGCAGACTATCCAGCAGGCGATTCGCGCCGGGGTCACGTGTATCGAGCACGCTCACCTGATGGATGAGGCCACCGCAAAGGAGATGGCGGACAAGAACATCTGGCTGAGTACGCAGCCCATCCCGGCCGAGATGATCGGTGCGTTCCCGCCTGGTTCGGACGAGGCCGCGAAAGCCAAGGAGATCGTCGAGGGCGTCAACAACGTCTACCAGTTGGCACGCAAGTACAAGCTCAAGACGGCCTTCGGCACCGACATTCTGTTCTCGCCGCAACTGGCGGCCAGACAGGGGGCGCTGCTGGCGGGGCTGGGCAAGTGGTTCTCGCCCGCCGAGACGTTGGCGATGGCCACCGGCACCAATGGCGAGTTGTTGGCGCTGTCGGGCAAGCGCAGCCCGTACGCCGGAAAGTTGGGCGTGGTCGCGGAGGGCGCACTGGCGGATCTGTTGTTGGTCGACGGCGACCCGCTGGCCCGCCTGGACCTGATCGCCGATCCGGAACGCAACTTCAAAGTGATCATGAAGGACGGGAAAACGTACAAGAACACTTTGGTGTCCTGA
- a CDS encoding DUF6912 family protein, producing MRVYIPTTLVALQQLVADRHLLVVNGTAFAVTPTLREAYAEGDDDELAEVALREAALASMRLMAGGPSDSGLPPRRAVVVADSGADVEVTIRPDLDDAVVRLSGPLPIDAVVAVYVDNADAEPAVLAAVDVIDDADMGDEDAELTVGDAQDHDLAWYAPQELPFLLELL from the coding sequence GTGCGTGTCTACATCCCGACGACTCTGGTCGCCCTGCAGCAGCTCGTCGCCGATCGCCACCTGCTCGTCGTGAACGGGACCGCCTTCGCGGTTACCCCGACACTGCGGGAGGCCTACGCCGAGGGTGACGACGACGAACTCGCCGAGGTGGCCTTGCGGGAAGCCGCGCTGGCCTCCATGCGGTTGATGGCCGGCGGGCCGTCCGATTCGGGTCTGCCGCCGCGCCGTGCGGTGGTGGTGGCCGATTCGGGGGCGGATGTGGAGGTCACGATCCGTCCCGACCTCGACGACGCCGTCGTGCGGTTGTCCGGACCCTTGCCGATCGACGCCGTCGTCGCGGTGTACGTCGACAATGCCGACGCCGAGCCTGCAGTGCTGGCCGCCGTCGATGTCATCGACGACGCGGACATGGGGGACGAGGACGCCGAACTCACGGTGGGGGACGCCCAGGATCACGACCTGGCGTGGTACGCCCCGCAGGAATTGCCGTTCCTGCTCGAACTGCTCTGA
- a CDS encoding BCCT family transporter: protein MPAEIRKSRSDKHTQEAKKATAKALKSPTGDVVPHPVLDVPVEQQAYTRRQGVDWVVFGVTAVIALAFLVWGFVSTDSLAAASSNALSWVMADVGWLFVLTASGFVVFVIWLAMSRYGNIPLGRDDEEPEFHTVSWVAMMFSAGMGIGLMFFGVSEPLSHFASPPPGTGGPGNPEAAETAMATTMFHWTLHPWAIYAVVGLTIAYGVYRKGRAQLISAAFEPLLGKHANGPWGKVIDMLAIFATLFGSAASLGLGALQIRSGLHIVAGIGETGNAILIGIITILTVAFVLSAVSGVARGIQWLSNINMVLALVMTLFIFVVGPTMFMLNMIPTSIGSYVDQLAQMAARTGAEGPAVSTWLQDWTIFYWAWWISWTPFVGMFIARISRGRTIRQFVTGVLLVPSAVSVVWFCVFGGAAIFEQQNGVDLAGMGSQERQLFSLLGEYPIATVTSVVVMVLVAIFFVSGADAASIVMGSLSERGTIKPTRPTVIFWGVATGAVAAVMLLVGGADALNGLQSITIIVAVPFVVVMVGLAVALVRDLRRDPLVVRREYALEAVNDAVVAGVTQHGDDFVISVEKDPQAEDRKDADDG, encoded by the coding sequence ATGCCGGCTGAGATACGAAAAAGTAGATCTGACAAGCACACGCAAGAAGCGAAGAAAGCAACAGCGAAGGCGCTGAAATCGCCGACCGGCGATGTGGTGCCGCACCCGGTCCTCGATGTTCCGGTGGAGCAGCAGGCCTACACCCGGCGGCAGGGTGTCGACTGGGTGGTGTTCGGGGTCACCGCCGTCATCGCTCTCGCATTCCTGGTCTGGGGATTCGTCAGCACGGACTCCCTTGCCGCGGCATCGTCGAACGCACTCAGTTGGGTGATGGCCGATGTCGGTTGGCTGTTCGTCCTGACCGCGTCCGGGTTCGTGGTCTTCGTGATCTGGCTGGCGATGAGCCGCTACGGAAACATCCCGCTGGGGCGTGACGACGAAGAGCCCGAGTTTCACACGGTGTCATGGGTCGCGATGATGTTCAGCGCAGGCATGGGAATTGGCCTGATGTTCTTCGGGGTTTCCGAGCCGCTGTCGCATTTCGCCTCCCCACCACCGGGCACCGGCGGGCCGGGCAATCCCGAGGCCGCGGAGACCGCGATGGCCACCACGATGTTCCACTGGACGCTGCACCCGTGGGCGATCTACGCCGTCGTCGGGCTGACCATCGCCTACGGGGTCTACCGCAAGGGCCGGGCGCAACTCATCAGCGCGGCGTTCGAGCCACTGCTGGGTAAACACGCCAACGGGCCGTGGGGCAAGGTGATCGACATGCTGGCGATCTTCGCCACGCTGTTCGGGTCCGCGGCCTCGCTGGGCCTCGGTGCGCTGCAGATCCGCAGCGGGTTGCACATCGTCGCCGGGATCGGTGAAACCGGCAATGCCATCTTGATTGGCATCATCACGATCCTGACCGTCGCGTTCGTCCTGTCGGCGGTGTCGGGGGTCGCACGCGGGATCCAGTGGCTGTCCAACATCAACATGGTGCTGGCGCTGGTGATGACACTGTTCATCTTCGTCGTTGGCCCCACGATGTTCATGCTGAACATGATCCCGACCTCCATCGGCAGCTACGTCGACCAGCTGGCGCAGATGGCTGCCCGGACGGGCGCCGAAGGCCCCGCGGTCAGCACCTGGCTGCAGGATTGGACCATTTTCTATTGGGCGTGGTGGATCTCCTGGACTCCCTTCGTCGGCATGTTCATCGCCAGGATCTCGCGCGGCCGCACCATCCGGCAGTTCGTGACCGGGGTGCTACTCGTGCCCAGCGCGGTATCGGTGGTCTGGTTCTGCGTGTTCGGTGGCGCGGCCATCTTCGAGCAGCAGAACGGGGTGGATCTGGCCGGAATGGGCAGCCAGGAGCGGCAGTTGTTCAGCCTGCTCGGCGAGTACCCGATCGCCACGGTCACCAGTGTCGTGGTGATGGTGCTGGTCGCCATCTTTTTCGTGTCGGGTGCGGACGCGGCGTCGATCGTGATGGGATCGCTGTCCGAGCGCGGCACCATCAAACCGACCCGGCCCACGGTGATCTTCTGGGGCGTCGCCACCGGCGCGGTGGCGGCGGTCATGCTGCTGGTCGGCGGTGCCGACGCGCTGAACGGTCTGCAATCGATCACGATCATCGTCGCGGTGCCGTTCGTCGTGGTGATGGTCGGTCTGGCAGTGGCACTCGTGCGCGACCTGAGGCGGGATCCCTTGGTGGTGCGCCGCGAGTACGCGCTGGAAGCCGTCAACGATGCGGTGGTCGCCGGTGTCACCCAGCACGGCGACGATTTCGTGATTTCGGTGGAGAAGGACCCGCAAGCCGAGGACCGTAAGGACGCCGACGACGGCTAA
- a CDS encoding WS/DGAT/MGAT family O-acyltransferase has protein sequence MVSRLSASDAAFFHLENTATPMYVGSLSILRKPRAGLSYETLLETVERRLPQIPRYRQKVREVTLGLARPVWVDDREFDITYHIRRSALPSPGSDAQLHDLIARLGSRPLDRTRPLWEMYLVEGLTQNRIAIYTKTHQALVNGMTALEIGHVIVDRAQKPPEFGEDIWIPAREPSDRQLFLGAIGEWITRPTSQLAAVRDTVTEVATSATELAAVGRRVADVARTVARGTAPSSPLNTTVSRNRRFSVDQHRLEDYRLVRARYNCDINDVVLAVVGGALRNWLLSRGEPVTPTTTVRAMAPMSVYPDAELDSTGPGQAISEVSPFLVDLPVGEGNPVVRLSQIAHATESHSTAASLVDARTIVTLSGFAPPTLHAMGIRVATGFSARLFNLLITNVPGAQKQMYVAGTKLLETYAVPPLLQNQVLAIGVTSYDGMLYFGINADRDAMSDVDVLPSLFRESLEELLEAAK, from the coding sequence ATGGTGAGCAGACTGTCGGCCTCCGACGCAGCGTTCTTCCATCTGGAGAACACCGCTACGCCGATGTACGTCGGATCCCTGTCGATCCTGCGCAAGCCGCGTGCCGGCTTGAGCTACGAGACCCTGCTGGAGACGGTCGAGCGCCGCTTGCCGCAGATTCCGCGGTACCGGCAGAAGGTGCGCGAGGTGACGCTGGGCCTGGCCAGGCCGGTGTGGGTGGACGACCGGGAATTCGACATCACCTATCACATCCGGCGCTCGGCGCTGCCGTCTCCCGGCAGCGACGCCCAACTCCACGACCTGATCGCCCGGCTCGGCTCGCGCCCGTTGGACCGGACCCGTCCGCTGTGGGAGATGTATCTGGTCGAAGGGCTGACCCAGAACCGCATCGCGATCTACACCAAGACCCACCAGGCCCTCGTCAACGGAATGACAGCGTTGGAGATCGGGCACGTGATCGTCGATCGCGCGCAGAAGCCGCCGGAGTTCGGTGAGGACATCTGGATTCCGGCCCGCGAACCCAGTGACCGGCAGTTGTTTCTCGGCGCGATCGGGGAGTGGATCACCCGGCCGACCAGTCAGCTCGCCGCCGTGCGCGACACGGTGACCGAAGTGGCCACCAGCGCCACCGAATTGGCGGCGGTGGGACGACGGGTAGCCGATGTGGCCCGCACGGTGGCGCGTGGCACCGCGCCGAGCAGCCCGTTGAACACCACGGTGTCGCGCAACCGCAGGTTCTCGGTGGACCAGCATCGGTTGGAGGATTACCGGCTGGTGCGGGCCCGCTACAACTGCGACATCAACGATGTCGTGCTGGCTGTGGTGGGCGGTGCCCTGCGCAACTGGCTGCTGTCGCGCGGGGAGCCGGTGACCCCCACGACCACGGTGCGGGCCATGGCGCCGATGTCGGTGTACCCGGATGCCGAACTGGACTCCACCGGGCCGGGTCAGGCCATCAGCGAGGTATCGCCGTTCCTGGTCGACCTCCCGGTCGGTGAGGGAAACCCGGTGGTCCGCCTGTCGCAGATCGCCCATGCCACCGAATCGCATTCCACCGCGGCCAGTCTGGTCGACGCGCGCACCATCGTGACCCTGTCCGGATTCGCTCCGCCGACCTTGCACGCCATGGGCATTCGGGTGGCGACAGGTTTCTCGGCGCGGCTGTTCAACCTGCTGATCACCAACGTGCCCGGCGCCCAGAAGCAGATGTATGTCGCGGGCACCAAGCTCCTGGAGACCTACGCGGTGCCGCCGTTGCTGCAGAACCAGGTGCTGGCCATCGGGGTCACGTCGTACGACGGCATGTTGTATTTCGGGATCAACGCCGACCGTGACGCGATGAGTGACGTCGACGTGTTGCCCAGCCTCTTCCGGGAATCCCTCGAAGAATTGCTCGAGGCCGCCAAGTAA
- a CDS encoding ABC transporter ATP-binding protein/permease: MVQPSIDWPAEPLRSLMWTLQAWVITLAVFLAVAVLIARFTRWGQQFWRVNAPFFSGRGSWRTWALLAFMLWHTVYAARVVVIFTYQYADLMNAVQAGSEALATHDPAKLDAARSAFMTSFAISGILVALTVIYTVVDLFLRRVFSIHWRVWLNTRLVDDWMAGDAFYRNRFLDPPVENPDQRIQTDVETFTTKSVDLSIGAVSKSLLIVMFTGVLWQLSGPLQLGGWVIPRAMVFVAFIFSITVTVIAFWIGRPLVRLNFLNERFSASFRYALVRLRDSAERVAFYRGSERERQLLHSRFAEIIANMWRIVFAQLRLNGWNRGVGDVTTGMIPYIVQAPRFFAGQITLGGLLQTVAAFGNVCGAMAFFRDSYDEFTVYRAALMRIDQMLDHDHRARELPRISAVTTRDSLALTGVEVGDLQGRPLITDLSMVLNPGDSVVVKGPSGCGKTTLLRSLAELWPRTAGLVEYPSGWATLFLPQLPYLPLGDLRASVIYPLPIADVSDSELRDTLRAVALEHLTERLDDEADWASVLSLGEQQRVSFARVLLVRPRVVFFDESTSALDEGLEDAMYRLVRERLPECVVVSVGHRSTIDGHHRSRLQLEGGGSWELSAIPTRN, from the coding sequence ATGGTTCAGCCCAGCATCGATTGGCCGGCGGAGCCGCTGCGCTCGCTGATGTGGACGTTGCAGGCATGGGTGATCACGCTCGCGGTGTTCCTCGCCGTGGCGGTGCTCATCGCGAGGTTCACCAGATGGGGACAACAGTTCTGGCGGGTCAACGCACCGTTCTTCAGCGGGCGGGGCAGTTGGCGCACCTGGGCGCTGCTGGCATTCATGCTGTGGCACACCGTGTATGCGGCGCGGGTGGTGGTGATCTTCACCTACCAGTACGCGGATCTGATGAATGCGGTGCAGGCCGGTTCGGAAGCGCTGGCCACCCACGACCCGGCCAAGCTGGATGCCGCGCGCAGCGCCTTCATGACCTCCTTCGCGATCAGCGGGATCCTGGTGGCGCTCACCGTGATCTATACGGTGGTCGACCTGTTCCTGCGCCGGGTCTTCTCGATCCATTGGCGGGTCTGGCTCAACACCCGACTGGTCGACGACTGGATGGCCGGCGATGCGTTCTACCGCAACCGCTTCCTGGACCCGCCGGTGGAAAACCCTGACCAGCGCATCCAGACCGACGTCGAGACCTTCACCACCAAATCGGTCGACCTGAGTATCGGGGCGGTGAGCAAGTCCTTGTTGATCGTCATGTTCACCGGGGTGTTGTGGCAACTATCGGGACCGTTGCAGTTGGGCGGGTGGGTGATTCCGCGGGCCATGGTCTTCGTCGCGTTCATCTTCTCGATCACGGTGACGGTCATCGCATTCTGGATCGGTCGGCCGCTGGTGCGGCTGAACTTCCTCAACGAACGGTTCAGCGCCAGTTTCCGGTATGCATTGGTGCGGCTGCGGGACAGTGCCGAGCGAGTGGCGTTCTACCGGGGCTCCGAGCGGGAACGGCAACTCCTGCACTCCCGGTTCGCCGAGATCATCGCCAACATGTGGCGCATCGTGTTCGCCCAGTTGCGGCTCAACGGCTGGAACCGGGGCGTCGGCGACGTGACGACCGGCATGATTCCCTACATCGTGCAGGCGCCCCGGTTCTTCGCCGGTCAGATCACGCTCGGTGGTCTGTTGCAGACGGTCGCGGCCTTCGGAAACGTTTGTGGCGCAATGGCATTCTTCCGGGACAGCTACGACGAGTTCACCGTCTACCGGGCCGCGCTGATGCGGATCGACCAGATGCTCGATCACGATCACCGGGCACGGGAGTTACCCCGGATCTCGGCCGTCACCACGCGGGATTCGCTGGCGCTCACCGGCGTCGAGGTCGGTGACCTGCAGGGGCGCCCGCTGATCACGGATCTGTCGATGGTGTTGAACCCGGGTGACAGTGTGGTGGTGAAGGGGCCGTCGGGGTGCGGCAAGACAACCCTGCTGCGCAGCCTGGCCGAGCTGTGGCCGCGGACAGCGGGACTCGTGGAGTATCCGTCTGGATGGGCGACGCTGTTCCTGCCCCAACTGCCGTATCTGCCGCTCGGTGATCTGCGGGCATCGGTGATCTACCCGCTTCCGATTGCGGATGTGAGCGACAGCGAATTGCGCGACACGTTGCGCGCGGTGGCCCTCGAACATCTGACAGAGCGCCTGGACGACGAAGCCGACTGGGCGTCGGTGCTGTCCTTGGGCGAACAACAGCGAGTGTCGTTTGCGCGGGTGCTGCTGGTCCGTCCGCGGGTGGTGTTCTTCGACGAGTCGACGTCCGCGTTGGACGAGGGACTCGAAGACGCCATGTATCGATTGGTGCGCGAACGGCTACCCGAGTGTGTGGTGGTCAGTGTGGGGCACCGGTCCACGATCGATGGCCATCACCGGTCCCGGTTGCAGTTGGAGGGCGGCGGGAGTTGGGAGCTCTCGGCAATTCCGACACGAAATTGA
- a CDS encoding Rv3235 family protein has product MPIPKRLPLTAPVIDCEPPALPLGSTPVDVSAPPDPCPAPTVLHRHSPRRLRLVGPETDPQLQPGAAQFADMALRRVLEVVDRRRPPAQLKSLMSQLLLDAVIASTAFRHPTTASLRRVGLRPAVSPEAAELFATYTRGPRVLAIAGRIESRSGRWQLTALQLG; this is encoded by the coding sequence GTGCCCATCCCGAAACGTCTGCCGCTGACCGCCCCGGTGATCGACTGCGAGCCGCCGGCGCTGCCGCTGGGAAGCACACCGGTTGACGTGTCGGCACCGCCGGATCCCTGCCCGGCACCGACCGTGCTACACCGGCACAGCCCACGCCGGTTGCGGTTGGTCGGCCCCGAAACCGATCCACAATTGCAGCCCGGCGCCGCGCAGTTCGCCGATATGGCCCTGCGCCGAGTCCTTGAGGTCGTCGACCGGCGCAGGCCACCGGCCCAGCTGAAATCGTTGATGAGCCAACTCCTGCTCGACGCGGTCATCGCTTCCACCGCATTCCGGCACCCCACCACGGCCAGCCTGCGCCGGGTGGGACTACGCCCGGCAGTCTCACCCGAGGCTGCCGAGCTGTTCGCCACCTACACCCGCGGGCCGCGGGTGCTCGCCATCGCCGGACGCATCGAATCACGCAGTGGCCGTTGGCAACTCACTGCGCTACAACTCGGCTAG
- the secA gene encoding preprotein translocase subunit SecA gives MLSKLLRLGEGRMVKRLKKVADYVDTLSDDMEKLSDAELRAKTDEFKKRIADGEDLDDLLPEAFAVAREAAWRVLSQKHFEVQIMGGAALHFGNVAEMKTGEGKTLTAVLPAYLNALSGKGVHVVTVNDYLAKRDSEWMGRVHRFLGLDVGVILSGLTPEERRAAYHADITYGTNNEFGFDYLRDNMAHSTEDMVQRGHNFAVVDEVDSILIDEARTPLIISGPADGASTWYPEFARLAPLMEKDVHYEVDIRKRTIGVHELGVEFVEDQLGIENLYEAANSPLVSYLNNAIKAKELFQRDKDYIVRDGEVVIVDEFTGRVLLGRRYNEGMHQAIEAKEHVEIKAENQTLATITLQNYFRLYDKLSGMTGTAETEAAELHEIYKLGVVPIPTNRPMVRADQGDLIYKTEEAKYIAVVDDVSERFEKGQPVLIGTTSVERSEYLSRQFTKRKIPHNVLNAKYHESEANIIAEAGRLGAITVATNMAGRGTDIVLGGNADFLADKRLREKGLDPVETPEEYEAAWDDTLTAIKDEAGKEAEKVTEAGGLYVLGTERHESRRIDNQLRGRSGRQGDPGESRFYLSLGDELMRRFNGATLESLLTRLNLPDDVPIEAKMVTRAIKSAQTQVEQQNFEVRKNVLKYDEVMNQQRKVIYKERRMLLEGENLQEQAHDMLVDVITAYVDGATAEGYAEDWDLAKLWEALKTLYPVGIDHHDLVDSDAVGEPGELTRDELLEALIADADRAYTEREKQLEELAGEGAMRQLERNVLLSVIDRKWREHLYEMDYLKEGIGLRAMAQRDPLVEYQREGYDMFVGMLDALKEESVGFLFNVQVEAAPAPAVAPVAAPSGLAEFAAAAAAKAGEAAAADPESGAVATKERPAPALRAKGIENDAPPLTYTGPSEDGTAEVQRSGGSGRHSAQSGGTRRERREAARKQAKTGRPSKSHRKD, from the coding sequence GTGCTGTCGAAGTTGCTCCGTCTCGGCGAAGGCCGCATGGTCAAGCGCCTCAAGAAGGTCGCCGACTATGTCGACACCTTGTCCGACGACATGGAGAAGCTCTCCGACGCCGAGCTACGAGCCAAGACCGACGAGTTCAAGAAGCGGATCGCCGACGGCGAGGACCTGGACGACCTGCTGCCCGAGGCGTTCGCCGTGGCTCGTGAAGCGGCATGGCGGGTGCTGTCCCAGAAGCACTTCGAGGTCCAGATCATGGGCGGTGCGGCGCTGCACTTCGGCAACGTCGCCGAGATGAAGACCGGTGAGGGCAAGACCCTGACCGCGGTGCTGCCCGCCTACCTCAACGCACTGAGCGGCAAGGGTGTGCACGTCGTCACGGTCAACGACTACCTGGCCAAACGCGACAGCGAGTGGATGGGTCGCGTGCACCGGTTCCTGGGCCTGGACGTGGGGGTCATCCTCTCGGGCCTGACCCCGGAGGAGCGTCGTGCGGCGTACCACGCCGACATCACGTATGGCACCAACAACGAGTTCGGCTTCGACTATCTGCGCGACAACATGGCGCACTCCACCGAGGACATGGTCCAGCGCGGCCATAACTTCGCCGTCGTGGACGAGGTCGACTCCATTCTGATCGACGAGGCCCGTACCCCGCTGATCATCTCCGGCCCCGCCGACGGTGCCTCCACCTGGTACCCCGAGTTCGCCCGGTTGGCGCCGTTGATGGAGAAGGACGTCCACTACGAGGTGGACATCCGCAAGCGCACCATCGGTGTGCACGAGCTGGGCGTGGAGTTCGTCGAGGACCAGTTGGGCATCGAGAACCTCTACGAGGCCGCCAACTCGCCGCTGGTCAGCTATCTGAACAACGCCATCAAGGCCAAGGAGCTGTTCCAGCGGGACAAGGACTACATCGTCCGTGACGGCGAGGTGGTCATCGTCGACGAGTTCACCGGCCGCGTGCTGCTGGGCCGCCGCTACAACGAGGGCATGCACCAGGCGATCGAGGCCAAGGAACACGTCGAGATCAAGGCCGAGAATCAGACGCTGGCCACGATCACACTGCAGAACTACTTCCGGCTCTACGACAAGCTGTCGGGCATGACCGGTACGGCCGAGACCGAGGCCGCCGAGCTGCACGAGATCTACAAGCTGGGCGTGGTGCCCATCCCGACCAACCGGCCGATGGTCCGTGCCGATCAGGGCGACCTGATCTACAAGACCGAGGAAGCCAAGTACATCGCGGTCGTCGACGATGTGTCCGAGCGCTTTGAAAAGGGCCAGCCGGTGCTGATCGGTACCACCAGCGTCGAGCGCTCCGAGTACCTGTCGCGACAGTTCACCAAGCGCAAGATTCCGCACAACGTGCTCAACGCGAAGTACCACGAGTCCGAGGCGAACATCATCGCCGAGGCCGGCCGGCTCGGCGCCATCACGGTCGCCACGAACATGGCCGGTCGCGGTACCGACATCGTGCTCGGCGGCAACGCCGACTTCCTGGCCGACAAGCGGCTGCGCGAAAAGGGCCTGGACCCGGTGGAGACCCCCGAGGAGTACGAGGCCGCCTGGGACGACACCCTCACGGCCATCAAGGACGAAGCCGGCAAGGAGGCCGAGAAGGTCACCGAGGCCGGTGGGCTCTACGTGCTCGGCACCGAGCGCCACGAGTCCCGGCGTATCGACAATCAGCTCCGCGGCCGCTCGGGCCGCCAGGGCGACCCGGGCGAGTCCCGCTTCTACCTGTCGCTGGGTGACGAGTTGATGCGACGGTTCAACGGCGCAACGCTGGAGTCGCTGCTGACCCGGCTGAACCTGCCCGACGATGTGCCGATCGAAGCCAAGATGGTGACCCGCGCGATCAAGAGCGCGCAGACCCAGGTCGAGCAGCAGAACTTCGAGGTCCGTAAGAACGTCCTCAAGTACGACGAGGTGATGAACCAGCAGCGCAAGGTCATCTACAAGGAGCGGCGGATGCTCCTGGAGGGCGAGAACCTCCAGGAACAGGCGCACGACATGCTCGTCGACGTGATCACCGCCTACGTCGACGGTGCCACCGCCGAGGGCTACGCCGAGGACTGGGATCTGGCCAAGCTGTGGGAAGCGCTCAAGACGCTGTACCCGGTCGGCATCGACCACCACGACCTGGTCGACTCCGACGCGGTGGGGGAGCCGGGCGAGCTGACGCGCGACGAATTGCTCGAAGCGCTGATCGCCGACGCCGACCGCGCCTACACCGAGCGCGAGAAGCAGCTCGAGGAACTGGCGGGCGAGGGCGCCATGCGCCAGTTGGAGCGCAACGTCCTGCTCAGCGTGATCGACCGCAAGTGGCGTGAGCACCTCTACGAGATGGACTACCTCAAGGAGGGCATCGGCCTGCGGGCGATGGCGCAGCGCGATCCGCTGGTCGAGTACCAGCGCGAGGGCTACGACATGTTCGTCGGCATGCTCGACGCGCTCAAGGAGGAGTCGGTCGGGTTCCTGTTCAACGTGCAGGTCGAGGCCGCGCCGGCGCCCGCCGTCGCGCCCGTGGCCGCACCTAGTGGGCTGGCCGAATTCGCCGCGGCTGCCGCAGCAAAGGCCGGTGAGGCCGCAGCCGCCGATCCGGAGTCGGGTGCGGTGGCCACGAAGGAGCGTCCGGCACCTGCATTGCGTGCCAAGGGCATCGAGAATGACGCACCGCCGCTGACCTACACCGGACCGTCGGAGGACGGCACGGCGGAGGTACAGCGCTCCGGCGGTAGCGGGCGGCATTCTGCGCAGTCCGGTGGTACGCGGCGTGAGCGTCGCGAAGCGGCCCGCAAGCAGGCCAAGACGGGCCGGCCGTCGAAGTCGCACCGCAAGGACTAG